The nucleotide sequence CAGATCTCCCCAGATGGACCCAGAGATGCCCCCACCTCTTAATCCTGTTCCATATCCAAGTTCAGTCCTAATTTGAGGAACATTTAATAGCTTCAGCCCCACTTCTGCCCTCCCTGTCAAGAAAAGTGAGTCTCGAGGGGCCTCACATTCTCTTACTCTGCCTGTTAGCCAGAGCCAGGGCAGCTCTCTAGAGGTAACTTCTTGCCTCTTAATCCAAttataaaatggatgaaagacatgAACAGAGGGCAAACAGGCTTAGGAAGAGCTATTCAACATCTTTAGCCAtcatgcaaatgcaaattaaaagcacaatgaaatgTTAAAcccacctatcagaatggctgaaAAAAACAGTGACAAAACCAAATGCAGGCAACACTGGATAAACTGAGTCACTCACACATTGCCAAAggcaatgcaaaatggtacaggccgtctggaaaacaatatggcaggtttttcaaaaggaaacatGCGATTACCAAATGATACAGCAGTTGCACTCTGGGCAATttacccagagaaatgaaaattcatgtttacacaaaaaccttTACATGAAGTTCATCACAGTTTTACTCACAATAGTTAAAAAGTGGAAATAGCCCAGATGTCTTTCAGCAGGGGAATGGGtaagcaaactgtggtacattcacacCGTGGAAtcctattcagcaataaaaaggaacagacgATAGACACACTttacaacttggatggatctcaggagaattatgctgagtgaaaggaatCCATTCCTAAAGGTAgtgtactatatgattccatttctatgacatTTAGGAAATTATAATAGTGTTTGACAGAGTTTAGGGATGTGGGATCAGGAAGAAGGTGGGTGTGGCTATAAAGGCTAACATGAGGGAAACGTGTGGTGATGAAACAGTTTTTGATCTTGTTTGTGGTGATAGTTAGAACACCTACACTGCTGGTAAAAGTGCatggaattatatatataagtattatGCACAAGTGTTCTAACACACAAAAGAGTGCATGTAAAATGGCGAAATTGTGGTAAGCTCAGTGGATTGTACCAATGTCCATTTCTTAGTTTCGATACTGTACTAAAGTAATACAAGGTGTTATCATTAGGATAAGGTGAGTGATGGGTATACATGACCTCTGTACACATTTTTTTGCAACTTCTGGTAAATcgataattatttcaaaataaaaaagttaaaaaaacaacacaggaGTTGTGGGGAAAATCGTCTTAGGTACAGAACCTAAGAacctaataaaaatgttaacacagTTTTAGACCTGTTAAATGATTAAGAAATCCATAATTATTGGAGTAAATATGGTACTTTACTTGCTAAATACCTTATGTTTGCTTATAGAAGTGAACATCAGAACGGTCACAACTTGTGAGTACTGAAGTGGTGGAGAGAAGGTTATCAGGAGGCAAAGCTTGGATTTTAGGGTTGTCCAGGAATGGAGTCCTTACTCTATAATTTTCAAGCACTGTGTAGGTCGGATATAAATGCTAGAGACTGCCAGGGATGATGTGGGAGAGGGGACTTTTTGGTCCTGGCCCCACTAACTCATGGTTGGGTCAGGGGAAGAGCAATCCAAGACACACAACATACAATGTGCAATGTTACTCTTTAATATAAAGATAAACAAGGATCATGtgtgggaaaaatataaaacaacggGCAGGCCTACACGGTAAACTTTGGCTTCCTGATTAGCTGGACTGCAAGCTTAGTCATGGATATGGCTTCAGTTAAGAGAAGAGAGGTGACAAATATGATGAGGATGAAAATGACATCTAAAGGCTCATTTGCAGAGTTTTGTTCTCAAGATCCCAGGTCAGTGGATGAGGGTCACATGTGGAATTTTGCCCTTGGACTgaagaaagtaaagagaaagaatTGGGATGTCAGCAGAGCCAGCAGCCGTGAGTGTCAACCCCCGGGCACCTGACTTCTGTCCACCTTCACCTTCCTGAAACCCTAGACGTCTATTTCTTCTTATCTCTGAATTCTCAGAATTCACTTTTTGATGAGTAAAGAAATTTTTAGTTCTGGTATAGTCTAGTCATTGTACTGAAAGCACCTCTAGTGGGGGAGGATAGATGACCTCCCTTAGGACCAAACTGGAGACACTTGACCACACAACTTCACTGCTACATCTATGCTACAAGAGCAAGCCTTCAAGTTTACCAACATGTATGTACCAGAATGAGCAGATGCCACTGCATGTAATGCTGAAAAAGAGGCGAAAAGCTAAATGCCTATCAATAATAGCTTATGGCTTCCTGGAATTCAATTGTTTAATATATTGATCTTAGAAAGAATAATGTAGCTTCACATATACTGAGAAGAAACTATGCTGGCACTAATAATAAAAGAAGTTTCAAGACAGTATATAAGATAGGATACCTGTATTTTATAATACATGGAAATGTATTAGTATGAAATTAGGGTATTTCTCACAAGTAAACGTTTGTAaggaaaaatagatttaaaataattacctgaaaaTTCCCATTAATCACTCCTCTactcctcccagctccctcctATCCCCATGCAACCCCAGCACTCACTTTTGAGACCACTAGCGGTTCATCTCAGATGGGGTGGAGGATGCCTGCATGAtgtcctgctgctgctgggagAGGGGGTGCATGGAGCTGGAGGTGGGTGTAGGCAGTGGGATGGAGAACACACTCTGGGTCTCGCTGGGGTCGGCATCCCTCACATACAGCTCGTCATTCACGATGCACAGACTGAAGGAAAAATGGGGCCTCAGACAACTGGTGGATGGACACCCACACCCCCAATACTGACTCTGCTCCCACTGGCACTCAGCAACCAGATTCCTTCCACGTCCCTCCTGTGTCTGTCTCCCAGGTTCCTTGACTGgtacctctgcccctccccacagagCCCACCTTTGGAGAGACTGTCTACCACCTTCACTTGATTTATAGGTTCATCCCCAAACCAGGGGCAATTTCGCATTTACCCTTTACCACAGTGCAAGGGGTGGACAGTCTGATCCCCATTCTCAGAAGAAGACACTGAGTCACACAGAGGTCATGGGaattgaccaaggtcacacagcgagtgAGTGTTGGGTCAAGGAGTGAACGCATAGGCCGATTCCAGGCCCATACTCTTCTTAACCACTAGGCTACACTGCTCCTGGGATCCCCCTGCTGGCTTTCCACAATACTGAGTAAACCTAAGGTCTTTGCCACCACATTGCCTCGCCCCTGAGCCCAGGTGGGGATGGGCATTCCCGCCCACAACAGGGCTGTCACCTGCAGTCGCGGGCAGGGGTAGCGATGAAGGTCTGGGTGAAGGAACGCACACAGTGCTGAGAACTTCCTTCCACTTCAACAGCAAACAAACCACAGTACCCCTTACAGCTGCATGTGCTGTACACGCTCACACGGCGGTCCCCAGTCAGGGTGTGACTGGACACTCATGCTGAGAGGGCAGTTGTTCACGGGGGCCAGGGTGTCGGGAATGGGGAGCGCAACTATAGGAGCAGTCTGCACCCAGTGACAGGACCCCTGACGACCACTGCCCAAGTTCTCGGGGTGCATTTTTCACAGCCGCCCAAGAGGTGGATACTACTACcctattttgcaaatgaggaaactgagaggttCAGTAACGGCCCAAGTTCTCAGAGTAAGGATCTGGGATGAGAGCCACCAAAATCCACAGCCTGCGTCACCAACGCCCAGGGTATGCAGGGCAGACAGGCATGGACACAGCTCAGACCTGGGTTGTCTGTGGGAAGCCTGAGGGCAGGAGaacacagtggggaaggggaggcggggggaggggaggggaggggagggaacagaAGGGAATACAAGGGGAGggtagggaagggaaggggaaagaaagcgaagggaagggaaggggtcaGGGACGCTGGGTGGTTCTGGCTGTGAGCCTGGCCAGGGGGAGGCAGCAGTGGGCCATCTGCGCTGGGGGTCTACACACACTCACCTGCCTTGAACACTCCGCAGACGGAGAAGCAGAGCATCGATTCCTGAAAGGGAAGAGCCCAGGCGCCCAgtcaccacctccacctcccacccacctgcGGCTTCCTGGGCCCACGCGAGGGAGGAAGCAGGCGCTCACCGTCTGGAACCACGTGTCCACCACGAAGGAGCTGAAGGCATGCTGAGTCATGGGCAACACACAGAGGGTGTGCACAATGACACGTTTTGTGTGCTTCAGCAGCTGGACCCGCAGGTCTGTGAGGGGAGGGGAAGCGAGCGAAGGGCAGGGGCTGCCACGCCCTGGGCCCTATGATTGACCCCTTCACCGCCCTTTCCCACCCAGTCTTCCCATCACACACTCACAGGGGTCCTTGAGCTTCTTCATATTCCTGCTGTCCTTGAAATACTTGCACAAGCTGCTTCTAAGAGACCAAGAGCAACAGTGGGTGGTGGGTGTTTGCAGGAGCTGGCCTGTGTCTGCTGGGGGGCCACACGGCCCGGGAGCAGAGGCTGTACTGTCATACTCACGGGGCTGGGTCCTTGGGGTGGAAGGGAATCATCAGGGAGAAGCAGGCCTCCTCGTGATAAGCACCCGCGAGAACCTGTCTGTCTCCATAGTCATGGATCAAGTAGTACCTAAGGAGGAGCAATGAAGACAGTCTATCTCTGTGGTCTGGACCTCAAATGAGACTTGAAAACTCCCCTGAGCAGACCTGTGCTCAGGTGGCCTCACCTGTCCTAGACCTGCCCCCCTTGCTCAGCTTCCCAGAGATACTTACTGCTTCAGGAATTGCAGGACTAGGCTCTTCAGCTCATCAGATCCAAAGTAGCTTCCCTGGAATCAAATGGCACTTGAGACTATGCAGTAGATAAAGCCTCCCTGCAACACCCCAAATGTTGTTTGATCCTCTTCCTGACCTTGCAGAGCTTTACTATGTAGGGAGTGTCAATATCAACGGTCACTGGTGACGGTAACTCCTGGCCAtcctggagaagggaagagaaagtcaGGAGTGGAGACCAGGGGAGTGGCTCTGGATGATCCGGGAAAAGGATGGGCCCTGGAGGGTGAGGGTCAGAGGTCAGGTGTGAAAGGGACCTGGAAATTCCATGGGAAAGCTTACAGTGGATGTCTTCATCATGAGGTCCTGGAAGTCTCTAGTGTTATATTcaaattgtgtgtgtgcgtgtgtgtatttatgGGTATTTTTCCAGCAAGTATATCCATGTCATTTTCAGGAGTCCATGTCCCCCAAAATGGTTAAGGTTCTGATGCTAATATGTGATCTAGGCAAGACCCAAAGGGCTTAAGGGCAGGTGCAGAGGCCACCGACATTCGTAAGAGACAATGATTTACGTAGGCACTTACCAGGCGTAACAACTTCGGGAAACATTCTCTGATGGCCCTgtccaaaaccaaaaatagagaaGAGGTGGTTGATAGTTCAAGGTTGCAATACTTCCTTTGAGTTAAAACAGTAATACCATAAACAGAGATCAGTGTGTTCTGGCCAATCCAGCAGCACCCTTTGCCCACCTCTGCTCCTGATTTTAGGGGTTTTCAGTCCACTTGCCTGTTGAGCACTGAGCATCTGTCATCTTACTGTCTGAAAGGCACTGTCTCCTCATCTCTCTCAGTACCTTCACTTTAatattcctcccttccctcccttcctctccttcgcCTGGGTAGCTCCCACCCAGACTACTCGGACTCCCTTCTCCAGTGCCACAGGGACCAGCATTTCAAACCCATGCTGCAgggcttccttctcctccctcccttcctccagggcCCCACTGAAGGCTGTGGGGAGAAGAGGGGATGGAGTGGGAGCCCGGGGCTCTGCTACCTCACTGGGGGTCCAGCACTCTGGCAAGACCCCGACACCCCCCAGGGATGGCCCAGGATGCTGGGCCAGCGAGGTGAGTGAGGTGGGGCtcagggagggagatggaggggaTGAAGACAGAAAGGGAGTGAAGGTAGGAAGGGAGAGATGAGAGAGACATAGGGGCACAGagacaggggagagagagacaacaaagggaagggaaagaagctcTCCCGTGGTCAGGgtcagggaagaagagagaagaaaggggaaacGGCACACTTGTTGCGGCTCTTCACCTGCCCCAGAATCGCCCAGACACACCAGGTAGGAATGGATAATATGCACGTGTTGGGCTGGGGGCCCACTGGATGCTGGCTGAAACTTTGGCACCTGTGTGAGCTCAGCCAGACTTGGGCATGGGAAACCGAGCAGCCATGGGGGCAGATCTTCCCCAGAAAGAGGAAAGGGTCAGGTCCCAGCTCAGTATGGGGTTGAGGATCCGTGGCCCCCTCTGATGATCACTGTCTTCTCTCCTGATGACCCCTGCACCTCTCTGAGTTGGTTCTTTATCTGAGGAATCATACCTGTCTCAGGCTGCCCAGGGCTCCTGTGAAGGACCAGGCGGGATGATGTGACGTGTGCAGGGAGGGATGGGAAGTGCCCCTCAGAGGCCTGTCCTTCTGTCTCCTCTaccacctctgccctctgccttccACCCCTGCCTCAGGAAGCCCTCTGATCACTGGCGGGGGCCCACGTCTGGCCCCTTGACTCAGGGAGCCCTGCTTTTTCCCAAGGAGGGTCCAGCTCCTGGCACTGGGCCAGCAGAATGGATGTCATGACAGCAGCCACCCATGGCCTCAGCCCTCAGCATGGCGCAGGAAAGCCCCCATGTCAacctgggagaggaggggggatccatttggaggaaggggaagagggcccCTCTCAGAACGGGGGAGGCAAACCCCATCTCAGCACGAAGAAGGAAGGCTTCTCTCAGCAAGAAGCCCTGGACAGGAGGACCCTTCTCAGTCCAGGGCGCCAGCATCTGGATCAAGGCTGGTCGCTCCTGGTCCTGGTGAGGAGGAGAAGCCCTGCTTCCTGGGGCACACTCTTGGGAGGCCTTGCTGGAATATAGCTGGGCGCAGAGAGCTGGAAACAGACCCCAGAGCGCCTGCAGAGGTGAGCAGGTCAGGGGAAGGAAACTCCTCACCGGTGATAGGCACAGAGAGAGCAGAAGTTGGGGCCTGTGATCCTCCCAGAAGACCAGGGCTGCCACCTTTGGCAAAGGGGCACTGTCACAGATAGTCTAGGCACCCATGGGTGAAGGTCACCAAGAAGGGTGACAGGGTGTTCACACTGACCTTACATAGGTGGACTGGTCTGGGAAGGTGTCACACAATGGGTTCCCTTGCAGCCACAGCTCTTCAAGCTTCAGCCCTTGCATCTTGTTCAACTCCCACACAGACGTCAGCTGAGAAATATGGCGCGGAAGTGGGAAAAGGAATCCCAGGGAAAGAGGGACATCTGGATCCCGGCACCCCCAGACCCCTCCTTCCCACACAGGTACCTTCACCTGCCTCCTGTCATCACTCTGATGGCCACTAACATGCCCCCCCCACTCTCAACCCAACTTTGACCTGGCTCCCTCTTCTCACCTCATTTTTGGAGAGGTTCAGGATCTTGACCGTGAGGGCCATCTGTATAATGTCAGACAGGCCATTCAGCTGGTACAGTTTGTTGTTGCTCAAGTTCAAGGACAACAGCTTTGGGGCAAGAAGAGGTAGAGTGAAGGTTACTATCTAGGACCTTGGAGACAAATCTGCCCTCCTCCCCATCTCTTCCACCCCCTACCCTAATACCAGCACTGGGCCTACAGCCTCACCTCAGGGAAATTCTTTTCGATGACCTGCAGGGTGGCAGTCATGCAGCTTCTTCGATTCAGAAATATATCAATATCATAGCCCACCAAGTCttcaggaaggagaggggagggaatcaGATGGCTGAGTGGGGTGTGGGGCCagcaccagcccctccccacgtTACCATCCCTAAGTCTCCCTCCAGGAAGACCCCTGTGCCCTCGCACGCCCTAGAATTACTGCTGTCAGCCGTACCTGGGTCAAGGCGGAGCCTCTGGAGGTCAAGAGCTTGCTGGGAGACATCAAATCGTTTGCTCAAGGTCAGCTgcggagagagagatggagagagccgCTCTGAGGCTGTGGTGGTGGCAGGGAAATCGGGGGCGAGGGGGACGGGggtctggaggaaggagaggtgggTCTGAGCATTGGCACACAACATGCCTTGCATCTGCATTACCTTTAGCTGCTCCATTTCTTCTGGCTTCAACTTATACCGCACAGTGTAGGGAATAGCAGAGTGGCTGACAAAGACAGGTATCTGCAGGAAGAGGTGGGGTAAGCACCAGGAACTCTAGTTCCAAAGAAGAAAACCAGCGCCTGGCCTGTACTCCTTCCTCAGGATGAGGTACACGTAACGCCCTCGACACACACCTTTCGGCTCTCCTCGTCACAAATCTTGTAGCTGACATCCATCAATGCAGAGGCAGTGCTAGCTTCCTGGACAAAGAATCGAGCCCCATTTTTCACAAAGTGGAACTACAGGGATTGAATGCAACAGCAATAGTTTCAGAAGCCAGCAGACCCTGCTGAACCaggtctctctctcccccttccctgtgcCCACGCGTCTGGCTTCGGCATCCTGTCTTACGTTCACTGGAGTGAAGGGGACACTGCAATGTCTCTGGATTGAGTTCATTAGCCATGTCCTGTCATACTTTATCCCATAAGGAATCTAAGGATGAAAAGAAGCGATGGGAGAGAGGACAGACAACAGGGAATTTAGGCTGGAGGACGAAccttttcctgttcttttctggCCTTCTACTGAGCTTGCAAGGGCTTGTAAAgaagggaacatatgtatatgtataaccgattcagtttgttataaagcagaaactaacacaccattgtcaagcaattgtaccccaataaagatgtttaaaaaaatgagaaaaagaaaattttttttaaaaaaaagaagggactaCTGACATGATTTCTTGTGGGTGTACGTCATATGGATTTCCTAAGTACTCTTTCTGTCCAGTCAAACTCTCTTCCACATAATCAAGGTGTCAGTGATGATCTTCCTTTTATAAATTTCCAACGCCCAGGGTGTGCAGAGCAGAGAGGCATGGATACAGCTAAGACCTGGATTGTCTGTGGGAAGCCTGAGGGCAGGAGAACACAGTgcggaaggggagaggaggggaacggaggggagtgggaaggggaggggagtgggggtacggga is from Orcinus orca chromosome X, mOrcOrc1.1, whole genome shotgun sequence and encodes:
- the LOC101287280 gene encoding LOW QUALITY PROTEIN: nuclear RNA export factor 2 (The sequence of the model RefSeq protein was modified relative to this genomic sequence to represent the inferred CDS: substituted 2 bases at 2 genomic stop codons); amino-acid sequence: MKEENVMQQAYMPLEFPGFIATSTWDLGFLTAVGVLCNCASVGNDFLGVSTRPTDSLHEQPVRTVVTDHCLQATGWLLSLDLSSKKPYQLHGLSNTMPNASNTKNLNLSNTEAIRECFPKLLRLDGQELLSPVINDVDTPYVIKPXNESYKGSETLKSMILYFLQQYYLICDSGDRYGLLGAYHHRAYFSLTIPFHPKDTAPSLCEYFKDSRNMKKLKDTYLRVQLLKHTKCVIVHILCVLPKTQHDFRSFVMDMWFQTVSACFLPRVGPGTTGGWEVEVIPYGIKYDRTWLMNSIQRHCSVPFTPVNFHFVKNGARFFVQEASTASALMDVSYKICDEESRKIPVFVSHSAIPYTVRYKLKPEEMEQLKLTLSKRFDVSQQALDLQRLRLDPDLVGYDIDIFLNRRSCMTATLQVIEKNFPELLSLNLSNNKLYQLNGLSDIIQMALTVKILNLSKNELTSVWELNKMQGLKLEELWLQGNPLCDTFPDQSTYVRAIRECFPKLLRLDGQELPSPVTVDIDTPYIVKLCKGSYFGSDELKSLVLQFLKQYYLIHDYGDRQVLAGAYHEEACFSLMIPFHPKDPAPSSLCKYFKDSRNMKKLKDPYLRVQLLKHTKRVIVHTLCVLPMTQHAFSSFVVDTWFQTESMLCFSVCGVFKAVEGSSQHCVRSFTQTFIATPARDCSLCIVNDELYVRDADPSETQSVFSIPLPTPTSSSMHPLSQQQQDIMQASSTPSEMNRXWSQKSPVRVLFVVVIVDECHYELLAFEHVEYSDGGRPPQGRKKGWCSFPGNSGERSPHYEHDRCEPQPSQLKEDDGNVVKKDVQEDPEVRQ